A single genomic interval of Gouania willdenowi chromosome 10, fGouWil2.1, whole genome shotgun sequence harbors:
- the LOC114470644 gene encoding uncharacterized protein LOC114470644 → MGESSDSEYESRTSEVSHSEEDGDTTSTRSTTSTTSTQKIACEANGTSTEVKLPIRKSKMRVKLKNPFKGFLNLIKGKSKIKVAQNNECEQELQEGQQDESEATNSAQSSQTTDTENSAESSLQNKVERLTTELHVKEQTCHDLEEIKVMLEDKLSKMTDAKNSAESSLKNKVERLTAKLHVKGQTCHDLEDIRFILEDKLSKMTAAKNSAESSLKNKVERLTAKLHVKEQTCHGLEDTKVMLEDKLSKMTAAKNSAESSFKNKVVSLTAELHVKIQTCHDLEDAKEMLEDKLSKKTEALEKSLTNERAVTSRLKEVVERSEVNSTENKTLKEHLAQQQKENNHLEKEIERLSQQNCCLQVDNNTKCNAVSSLEKLNKKLTSELEHEQTNKKLKSAEKKMLEEKLELALQCHEGVISSKDTIIEKLENDVKKELSNTETAQQKLAEVTLKNQELKLCLETTLDENRNLKKQQKLNEENVNKLQTLEIFHEGLKIQNIRLQHEFELVRLDLQWALEKQIEEHNDQIILKDVINRERAQFSKASKHIADLELGLYEKSEALEKSLANEKSLSSKLQIEKQRVEDLALELQREKEKLQKQKSECICDVDMVKIKEDLISQNAKTIARLQQNVHVLEEEKVASMLQVAELKAALHRLDGEDYYSTNLRKW, encoded by the coding sequence ATGGGTGAGAGTTCTGATTCTGAGTATGAGTCCCGCACGTCTGAGGTGAGTCATAGTGAGGAGGATGGTGACACAACATCCACAAGATCCACAACATCAACAACATCCACTCAAAAAATCGCTTGTGAAGCAAATGGAACAAGCACTGAAGTAAAGTTGCCTATTCGGAAATCTAAAATGAGAGTCAAATTGAAAAATCCTTTCAAGGGATTTTTGAatttaataaaaggaaaatccaaaatcaaagtGGCTCAAAATAATGAATGTGAACAAGAACTTCAGGAAGGTCAACAAGATGAGTCTGAAGCCACAAACAGTGCCCAGTCATCACAGACAACTGATACCGAGAACAGTGCTGAGTCATCACTCCAGAACAAAGTAGAGAGATTGACTACAGAGCTCCATGTGAAGGAACAAACTTGCCATGACCTGGAAGAAATCAAAGTGATGCTAGAAGATAAGCTCTCCAAAATGACTGATGCCAAGAACAGTGCTGAGTCATCACTCAAGAACAAAGTAGAGAGATTGACTGCAAAGCTTCATGTGAAGGGACAAACCTGCCATGACCTGGAAGACATCAGATTCATCCTAGAAGATAAGCTCTCCAAAATGACTGCTGCCAAGAACAGTGCTGAATCATCACTCAAGAACAAAGTAGAGAGATTGACTGCAAAGCTTCATGTGAAAGAACAAACCTGTCATGGCCTGGAAGACACCAAAGTGATGCTAGAAGATAAGCTCTCCAAAATGACTGCTGCCAAGAACAGTGCTGAGTCATCATTCAAGAACAAAGTAGTGAGCTTGACTGCAGAGCTCCATGTGAAGATACAAACCTGCCATGATCTGGAAGACGCCAAAGAGATGCTAGAAGACAAGCTCTCCAAGAAGACCGAAGCTCTTGAGAAAAGCCTGACCAACGAACGAGCAGTGACGAGCCGTCTCAAAGAAGTGGTTGAACGTTCTGAAGTCAATTCAACTGAAAATAAGACTCTGAAGGAGCACCTTGCCCAACAGCAGAAGGAGAATAATCATTTAGAGAAAGAGATAGAAAGACTTTCTCAGCAAAATTGTTGTCTCCAAGTGGACAACAATACCAAATGCAATGCTGTTTCATCGCtcgaaaaactaaacaaaaagctGACTTCTGAGCTGGAACACGAACAAACGAACAAGAAACTGAAATCTGCTGAGAAAAAGATGCTGGAAGAGAAGCTTGAGTTGGCTTTACAGTGTCATGAGGGGGTCATCAGCAGTAAAGACACCATCAttgaaaaacttgaaaatgatGTCAAGAAAGAGCTGTCAAATACTGAAACAGCACAGCAAAAACTTGCTGAAGTGACATTGAAAAATCAAGAATTGAAATTATGTCTTGAAACAACGTTGGATGAAAATAGGAACTTGAAAAAGCAGCAGAAGCTCAATGAAGAAAACGTTAATAAATTGCAAACCCTTGAGATCTTCCACGAGGGGCTGAAAATCCAGAACATCAGGCTGCAACATGAGTTTGAGTTGGTCCGACTTGATTTGCAGTGGGCTCTGGAGAAGCAGATTGAAGAACACAATGATCAAATTATACTCAAGGATGTCATTAACAGGGAAAGAGCTCAGTTCTCCAAAGCATCCAAACACATTGCTGACCTTGAACTTGGACTATATGAGAAGTCAGAGGCTCTGGAAAAAAGCTTGGCCAATGAAAAATCTTTGAGCTCTAAACTTCAGATTGAAAAGCAACGTGTTGAGGATTTGGCGTTGGAGttgcagagagagaaagaaaaactccagaaacagaaGTCAGAGTGCATATGTGATGTGGACATGGTCAAAATTAAAGAGGACCTCATCTCTCAGAATGCTAAGACCATTGCAAGGCTTCAGCAAAATGTGCATGTGCTTGAAGAGGAGAAGGTTGCATCCATGCTGCAGGTGGCTGAGCTCAAGGCAGCTCTTCATAGGCTTGACGGGGAAGATTATTATTCAACTAATTTGCGTAAATGGTAA